From the Clostridium sp. Marseille-P299 genome, the window GAGGTCTACATTGCTTTTTAAAATTAAAGTTCCACTAAGAAAATGGCCTGCTGGAACTACAACTTGCCCTCCATTTACCGTAGCTTCATCAATCGCTTTTTGTATCGATTTCGCATTATTTGTAACACCATCTGCAATTGCACCGAAATCCAATATATTATAAACTTGTCCCATCTATTAAATCCTCTCTTCCCATTGAAAATATTTCATCAATAAATAAAAAGTTGTTCTCTCCTGAAAGCGTATGATCAAAATGACTTTCAGGATCTACAGCTAGCCATTCATCTATAACTTTAGACTCTTCCTGCCTATCTTTTTTGATATGAGTTATTATTTTAGGCTCTTCAAAATAAGAAAAGAGAATATTTTCATGAAGTGCTATGGATTGATACTGATCACCGTCCAAAAGCCCCTCATCCACAATGGCCTTATGATAATATGTATATGAAAACAACTTTTCTGGAAGTAGATAAGCAATTCTACCTCTTCTTACCTTTTTCTTAGTACGCTCCCATTCCTCTATACTTTCTGGAATCGAATGATAATAAATATGGTACATGTAAGCCCACTCTGCTTTTCCATCCTTTGTCGGCCATAGTTCAAGCGCCTTTGACAATGACGGAAATAATTCAGAAGGTGTAAGTTCATTATCGAGTGCCTCATAGTATAAAAACAACATATCTTTATACCTATAAAGCGCAACGGTTAAACAACGATTTGATTCAATCGCATTTTTAACAACTTCTCGGTCTGCATTTAGCAGTAACTCGGTTTCTGCCTTTTTAACAAAGCTTTCTTTTAGGCAACCGCGGTAATGTCTTCTGATAATCATATTGAATTCCTCCGGTGTGTACTTTTATATCAATATCCATTATAAGCTAGATTTTCTTGTACTTCAATGTAGTATTACATATTTTAGAAATGAATAATTATCAGAATCTTCCTTTCACCCTTTATAATTTTTCCTGTATTCTATTAAAATAAATATCTTAATATATGTCTAAGATTAATTCCAAGTTATTTTAATCCATATTGATTGAATGTCCAAATGCACTTATAATTGGTATTCTATCATTTTCCATAGATTTACCTGAAACACTTCCCCCACTTGGATAAAATCCATTGTTTTGAGCCATAAATGTAACTCCATAATCATAGTTTATCTCCCCATCCACATTCAATTTTAGCTGGAAATCCAATTGATATCTATTTTCCATGTGATAAACTCCTTTGATTTGATACCCCACAATAGTAATCCCTTCTTCTTTCAATTGTTCAAAGTTTTCAATCCATTGTTGTTTATACTCAGCAACATATCCATCATATCCCATATCAATCAAATGATTTATAATTCTTTTACTTTCCTTTTCAGCTTCTTTTCTTAACTCAATTAACTGATTATACTGTTCCTCTGTCATGATCGAAAACCAAGCATATTCCGCATTTTTAGTATCATAATTATAAGTTTTTCCATCAATATAATATATCTTATCATCTATATTAAATTCCATTAAATCATTCCGATCAAAGTCTTTATTTCCATTTAGATATAAGTCCACCTTAGAAGCAGGAATCATATAATTTGATGTTTGATATATTAATTTCCAAAATGCAGCTTCATCTTCATCCGCTAGATAAGATCGATACGCATTGTTATACACTTCATCATTAATATAATAAATATCATCTCCTATCTTTATCTGTGTATAACGTGAATCCTCTTCACTCTCCGAGACCTCTATTTCAAAACCATACCAAGCCTCAAGATTAAGATAAGAAAATGCTTTCTCATAGTTACCATTCTTAAGTGCTCGAAGTAGTGCATTACCTCTTAGTACAGGTATTAAACTAGAATAACTAACCCCTTCACCCTTTATTTCATTAATTCCTAGCCAAGAAATCGGAATCAAAATTATTAGTATAATAAGAATTAAACGAACCAATCTTCTTCGAATTTTTCCAAATGCTTTTTTTGCATGTTTTGTATAAGTCTTTTCATTCATGCTAGATTCTTGTGATAAAAATAGAGGTTTACTTAATTTTTTTAATCCCTCCTTGCAGTCTTCACACTCCAAAAGATGTTCTTCAATCAGTTTTTTTGTATCCTCACTACAGCAATCTTCAACATATAGAGGTAATATATCCTCCATTACTTTACACGATATCTTCACTATTTTTCCTCCATTTCCTTTAGGATTTGTTCCTTGGCTCGGTAGTAGGTGAGTTTTGCCCAACTTTCTGTTTTCCCAAAGATTTCAGCAATTTCCCGATACCTAAGTTCTCCAAAAACTTTAAGTGTAAACACTTCCTTATACGGTTCCTTAAGTTGATGTAATGCTTTATGTACTTGTAATGCCTGATCTTTTTCTATCAAGGATTCCTCAATACTCTCAACACTAATATAGTCATCAAGATATAATTCCTGTGATTGATTACTTTTATTGGACTGATAATTAATCAGTATATTTCGTGCAATCTGACAAAGCCAAGTATATAAACTGCATTTTCCCTGAAAGTTCTTAATATTCAAATAAGCCCGATAAAATGTCTCCTGTGTCAATTCCTCTGCTAGATGCTCGTTGCGACATAATTTTAAAAGATAGCGGTATACCTGATATTCATGTAAGTCATAGACTTCCTTAAACTCCTTCACCTTCTACCCTCCTTTCCCCTTTCATCTATTAGACAAGTGAATCTTGAAATGGTTACAAATAATTTTATTTTTTTATAAAGTACTCACCAATTATAAAAAATAAGCGCTTCTCTAAGGAAGCGCCTTTTAAATATAATATTTTCTATCAATACCTGTCAATTATTTTGTGGATGTACATATATTTAGCAGTTATTTTAGTAGTATTAATTTGATGATAAATTTAAGCTTAAATCTATCTACACCTAAAACCTTAATGGAATGAGACCCATTCTTTTTTTACTGTTTCTAAATTAGCTTTAAATACGTTATCAAATTGAGAATAATCCGATGCTACAACGAAAGCGTTCGCAAGGGTATATTTTGAAACTATGTACCTTACTAGAGATGTTGCTCCATTTACTGATGTCATGTCGTTTAACTGATCCGCCTTTCCCATTGCATCATCAAACTTCTCATAGCTAAACTCTTCCAAGCTAACCAAGGATCCTCCATTTTCAGTATATATTCTATATACCTCCTGGTAATATTCTTCTTGACCATCAAACTCCTCAACAAATGTATTTTCCTTTATCTGTTTTAATATATAAGTAAATGCATTGTAATAATATTGTTTCTTAGTACCAAGATTATAATCATCTTCTTGAGTAACTAAACTCTCAATATAATTACTAATGCCGCTCAGATACCAGGTATTCTCCTCCGTTAATGTTGCATTAAGATAATATAAAACTGCATGTTCTAATAGCTTCGAACCGTATGCATCTTCCGTATTAGATAAATATAACTCACTTCCATCAATACTTGCGTGTGATGCAGCATCCATCATTTCATTTACATATACTATTAATTTTTGTTCCTCAAAATTATTACTACTATTATTGGTATTTAATTTTATTTGAGTTCGAATATTTGCTAACTGTTCATTTGCTCTTATTAGAAACATTTCTACATTTCCAGCATTTCTTAATAAATATTCACGATCTGTGGAGTATGTTATTTGAAAATTTAGATAATCATTTTCCGCTATTATAAGGGATTTACTAGATGGGGTAATTTGATATGAGTTCAGTAATCCCTCGTACTTCCATGAATATTCATGAGGGACCTCTAAATAGGAAAGCCACTTGTTTTTATATATTTCAGTATCCACTTCTCCAGAAATCATTTTTTTCAGTGTTAATTCTAAAGGCTCAATTTCATTTATATATTTTATAATGGAAGCAGAAGTATCTTTCGCTATTGCAATATCTTCTTCTGAACATAAAGCTGCTATGAATCGTATATCACTTAAGTGCAATGTTTCTAAATTTTCTTCAATTGAATAGTATTGCTTTAATGCAGTATTATCTATTTCATCTTCATACACTAAACTTTTAATGCCATATGCTATCCATTCTTCTTTACAGCCTAAAACACCTTGAATAAGTGATTTCAAATAAGAACCGTCTTTTATGCAACTAATATTTGACACGATTACATCATCTTTACAATATGCGTTTTTAAGGAGTTCGCCGTCACTAATATCCGCATCAACAATGAAAAATTTAGTATTCTGTGTATTAAGTGATGGTAAAGCTGTTTGTATTTTATTTAGATCGCTTTCAATCGTTTCTATTAATGACATTGCCTCTTCTTTACTAGCAATACTTGATTCTACTACATAAGATCCATTCTTGGTTTCTTTTGTGTAGCTACTAAAACTTCTTGAACAATAATCCGTTCGCATTTGCTTCTCTTCACTAAGTCTTATATCAAGAATATTTGATTTTGAACAGGCCGTAATTAGAATACTAAAACATAATATATACCTTGTTAATCTTTTTTTATTTCGTAAAGTATTTTTTTTCATTTTTCCTCCTTGTATAAAGATACTAAATAAATACTTTATGTACCTTTGATGTTGTTGTTATATCTGCAACTATTCCAATCGCATTTATATCTTTTCTGTTGTTCTGCTATGATTTTTATCTTTTTTATCTTTCATCTATATTATCCTCTCTAGATTTTCTTATTTAAATTAAGATTTCATCAATTATACTGCTTTAATTTTCCAATGTCAAATTATGCCAGCAAAGTCTACTTTCTATGCCTTTTAATTTACATAGCATAACTAGCAAAAAAAAGCGGACACCCTGTCGTATTCAAGGTATCCACTCTATAAAATGCTAAATATAATCCTTTTATTAACTAACTTCTTACGCGTCTACACGCCCCAATGCATCAATAAACTTTGATAAATACACTTTATGTTCTGCAAATAACTGTTCTGCTTCTGCTTTTTTATTATTATGAGCTGCCTTAGCCGCATCAATTGCATAATCATGAAGCTTTTTATGATATTCCACTGCTTGTTTAAATACTTCCTGTTTCCTTATCTCTTCATTCCCCTCTGAATAAGCAAAGAGTCCAAATCGACATTTATCAAATTGTGAAATTTTGTTGAGATCCACATTCTGATAGCCATCAATATAATTTACTATCCCCCACGAAAAAATCATATGGTCCACTGCAAATACGCGTAACTTTTCCTTCATGGTCAAATTGCTAATATTCTTAAAGAGCTTTCCACGAACCAAATCACATTCACGTAAGACGTTATATATAAAGGTTCCTGTGTTATTACAATTCTCCTGTGTCTGATTACAGGAATCCGTTAATGTATGAATGGATTCCATAAAGAAATTAAGCGTTGCTGTTTGCTCTTGAACGTAAGCATAAATATCTTTAATCTGAAGATTAATTGTCTCTGTATTTTCATTGATTGCTTTGATATCTGTAGCCACATGATTGATTGCTTTATTACTAGTCTCTAGATT encodes:
- a CDS encoding zf-HC2 domain-containing protein, whose translation is MKISCKVMEDILPLYVEDCCSEDTKKLIEEHLLECEDCKEGLKKLSKPLFLSQESSMNEKTYTKHAKKAFGKIRRRLVRLILIILIILIPISWLGINEIKGEGVSYSSLIPVLRGNALLRALKNGNYEKAFSYLNLEAWYGFEIEVSESEEDSRYTQIKIGDDIYYINDEVYNNAYRSYLADEDEAAFWKLIYQTSNYMIPASKVDLYLNGNKDFDRNDLMEFNIDDKIYYIDGKTYNYDTKNAEYAWFSIMTEEQYNQLIELRKEAEKESKRIINHLIDMGYDGYVAEYKQQWIENFEQLKEEGITIVGYQIKGVYHMENRYQLDFQLKLNVDGEINYDYGVTFMAQNNGFYPSGGSVSGKSMENDRIPIISAFGHSINMD
- a CDS encoding RNA polymerase sigma factor; protein product: MKEFKEVYDLHEYQVYRYLLKLCRNEHLAEELTQETFYRAYLNIKNFQGKCSLYTWLCQIARNILINYQSNKSNQSQELYLDDYISVESIEESLIEKDQALQVHKALHQLKEPYKEVFTLKVFGELRYREIAEIFGKTESWAKLTYYRAKEQILKEMEEK